Part of the Anopheles gambiae chromosome 3, idAnoGambNW_F1_1, whole genome shotgun sequence genome is shown below.
aaatgtatggatatgaCAGTTCGGGAAAGTTGCTGTTGACACTTTGTACatgggtttgacagcaggcggaattccgcggccgcgaaattccggtccgtgtattttcggccttagGATTGTGATAGTGGATGTGAACATCattaggccgaaaatacacggaccggaatttcgcggccgcggaattccgcctgctgtcaaacccatGTACAAAGTGTCAACAGCAACTTTCCCGAACTGtcatatccatacatttttcagcaagcggaattccgcggccgcgaaattccggtccgtgtattttcggccttagATGCGTGCGCGGCTGATCCTAACACACTAACGGCGGGTCAGTTGCAAATCAGAGGTACTTGTGTTCGGATCattacaacaataaaaattgcTATCGCTTTATCCATAACTGTATATATATTTgggtttgaaggaaaaaatctcaatttttTGTAATCATTGAACGATGAAACtcagccaaacaatcaaatcaatctaaataatccagcgaaaatcaaattacagCACTGTAAACCTCGAGTTTTACCAATTTGAACTAAACGATGAACTtataaaaggcacaaaatcgcaaggcagaagaattaacagaaggctgaaggtgttgtcagtacaacgatccgtaaacgaataatctttatttttgacattcggattatcgcacagttgtcgcGGTGATGGTCCTATTCCGATCCGGCACTATGGTCTAATTAGGGGTCAAATCTCTAGGGTACTACAGCACTTACGATAAAATCGTATCCAATGGAGCACTGCAGTGGCCCTAAGCGGCCGCGTGGAGCCCCAAGAAAAAGAACTTGCCACCACTGAGCAAAAAGAATGAGCATCTTAGTTATTCTTTGGTTTAGAATTCCTAGTACCATTTTCAGATCAACACTTCAGAAAGAccttcatttgtgtaaccgctgaaccaatctaatccatatcctaagtaaaggatgcatattctttTGATATGGAACTTTAATTTTGCGCATtagtaccccccccccccccccccccccccatcacgcttaacacttctttcgctttcacttCTTTCAACTCGAGttaagtttcgagttttaacctaccgaaaactaccgataaaatcaaagtgggtttattatacaggtgggcttatcccgaacaatttgacagccgtgctgtagaaaaatgaaaacgaaatgacaggaggggattcgatcatttgttgatgtatgcgtgtgaattccaatggctgttttggttgatgtgtCGTAGTATGGatgaaaaactacgtatcacaatcgaatcccctcctgtcattcgttcgtccaatatggccttcccgccaaacctataagcccacctagtccctatacccactttggaTAAAATTgtgatgcgcctaccgaaaaccgccaaaataatctggccacactggttgGGGAAGTTATGCTTCTGTCAAAATCGCGCGGGCTAACAACAAAAGCAGCGGCAACATCACCAAACACAGGAAGATTCACGGCTTTGTTCTGCACGAATCGACGAAAGTACGTCCAACAGTATTGTTTTAAGCAACATCAGCAAAATGCTACAATTCGAACGAAGAACGATCGTGAACGGAGCGCTGATGAAACGCCACGTTGGCCAACCGATCAGCATCCATTTAAAGGTGGAACGCGCCGACGATGGTTGCAAATCGTTCAGCGGCAAATCGACGGACGGAGTCAATGTCCAGGTGCAACTGTCGGATCCCTTGAATGGTGTTTGCTCAGGATGGGTCGAAGTGATAGGCATTGCGGCTCCCAATGATACGGTTCGCGGAAAGGAGGTGTGTAGCTGCTTTCCTTAGATTCCAGGTACAAGCGTATGCTACGGAAGCTAATctaattgatttcctttcATTCCATTCTAGATAATAACGTACTTCAACAGCGGGGAGAAAACGGAAAGTTTCGATGTGGATGGACACAACATGCTGTGCACATTGATGTCGGTTTGCAAGGAACCTTTCTACATGGGTCCACAAATGTAACTCTCTGGATAATATAAGATACTTTGAATTTATGAACACTTGTGGTTTTGTTCTCGGTATGTAGTTTTTGCTTCACGAAATACTTTTACGCTATTATTCATTGAGTTGTAGCGTGACCTCCACCAGGAGCCACAGCATGTGCCAACACTCGAGCAATACGCCGTAGCATATGGGAGTGCATTCAACGATGAATCCTACCATCGTATCACTATTGATCGTCCCTTTCGAAAGGTACAATAACAACGCTTCCGTTTCCTTCCATCCGTACCACGGGACCATGAGCGTGATCGTGGCGATAGTTTTCCAGATTAAAAACGTAACCTCTTTCGCCAAATTGACCGGTTCGATGGACTGCCGAAATGTGTCCCAAATCGTTCGTATCGTAAGATTGCGCTTCTCGATCTCGCGTTCAATTAACCGTTGAAGATAATCTATTTTATCCAAAGGACTTCCTTTGATGGACCGAAAAGAGCACACAAAGTCTCCGCAAACGTACACGATGGAAATGAACAGCGCAGACAGTAGTTGACCCATTCCTGTGTACTGCTTGCGGTCTATGTCCGGCGATTCGAGTGGATCGTGTTGGTAGACAAACTCGTTCCAGCGGTAATGTATGGTCGAGAAAATATAGTTCCACAGGCGCGGAATGTAGTAAGGTTTCGCCAGTACATTGTCAACCATTGGttgttcgcctcgttcgaggTATCCGTTAAAGGGGATGTAGCTTAGGTTGCGTTTCTCTGTCTCATTCAAAAGCTGTAGATCGATCGCATACAACAGATAGTGCGAGGTGACGCAACGGTCGTGGCAGTCCGGGCCCGATTCACCAATTACCGGAATGCAAACGATTTGCCAGTGAAGAGCAGCGGGTTTAGCATTTGTTATCAACGGATCTTTCAAGCTTGCGCTGCCGGCAGTTGTGGTAGCGATGTTTAACAAACACATCAGTTCTTTTATTGGACGTCCTCGCTGTATGGCTGGGGCCAATACTATGTGTTCGTCGGCACTGCTGGTTCTAGCGGTCGAGGAAGATCGGGAATAAGAAAAACATAGTTTTAGACAAGCGCAACGAAGCAAAGCAATGATTCACCCCATTACCCCTTCAGCCACGGATACTTGTTCCAGCAAGACATAAAGGGTAAAATAAATTGCGGCAGGCATAGCCGCatatggctgctgctgcaatcgCGAATGTGGTGCAAAAATTCATCCCGCAGCTGTACAACATCAATTTCACCTAGTGAATAGcacaagaagaaacaaaacactccGATTGGTTTATCGCATTTCGGTAATCGAAACTCGCGCATAACCACAAACTTACCTTCCATCTCCATTAGCACACACAGCACCTCAGGATTGCGGGTCCGATCGACGAAGCTTTTGATCCCATGTACATTGGTTCGCTTCAACCAAGGATAGCGCCAGCACAAGATAATCAGCCACAGCTGACGGGAGAGCGCAACCgctgaaaggaaagaaaaataaatcattttttagCGCTTTCAAGAAGGCTTtatcgaacaaaaaagcacgcATTACTTGCATAACTGGCGAAGAAAAATGGCAACAGGAAACAGACCAACACCACAAATCGGATCGTATTCAGCGTAATCCGGGCTGTCGTTGCATCTGTCCACATGGTGTAAATCGGTGGCTGAAGGTGTGTCCCTCGAACGATCAGCACACGAAGCAGATGTTTGCTGCAATCTGGTTGCTCATCGTACGCCACAACGATCCGTACTAGCTGAACAATTTCAACGCAACGTAAACACGCGCTTATCAATGTTTTTGAAacgttgtttctttttgtacaaatacatttgccttttttgccaTTTGAGCAAACGCAAACAGTGACAGATTCTGTTGTGTTATAGGATTCCCAATATTACCAGCCTTATGCCAGCAATTCAGCACGAAAGGAGTGCAAACCATCAAGTGCAGCGTGTAACGGTAATTGTTAGACTGAAGTGCCCATATTACTTGATGTAATTTAAAGTATAATAATCGttagcaaaacataaaaaacaatgATTTGTCATCACTTAAAACAAGCCTTAGAGTGTCCGTTTTAGATTTGATATGAATTTTTTACTTCGTCATCGAAAATATTACGTATTTTTGTAGTATTCAACACAGTACTCAAATGAACAGAATATTGTTCTGTCAACATAATCGATACCATTCAAAATTTTACGTTCCGAAAAAGCTACAGCGTATCCCAGAAACGCTGCCTTATAATAACAATCATCTGAAGACAGTAGGTTTAGAGTGCAATGATCAAGTTCCGATACTATCGTCATTTTTTTGCACTTGCTGTTCTTGGTGTACATACACTATTTGATATTATCCGGATGGATTGGAAATGCCGATCGTTTCCTCGTTCAGCTCGTTCTCTCTTATACCATACATACCAGCCAGAAGCACCCCGTGCATAATCGCACTGGCCGGATTGACATCGGTCGGTGCCATTAATGGCCCACTATCACCTTCATACACGAACGGTAAGCGTAATATCCAGTAAGAGCTTTGCGTCAGCTTGATCGGTCCGGTCATGCCCGTCGTGAAGGTAATGCTGTTCTGCATGTTGTTCTGGAAAAGTTTCACCTTCGGATCAATGATAACATTCACCGGTGCCTTCGGTGTAATGATGTGCACTCGCATCAGCTGCGCCGTGTTGTTGATCGTATTTCGACAAGGGCAGGGGAAGTAGATCGGCATGTCGTTAAACACGACCTTACTACCGCTGTTACGAACGATTTCGGACCCACAGCGAAGGATACTGTCGGGCGCATGCATAATGAACCGATGGCCGCGCAAACACTCGTACTCCACGCCGATGAATATTTTCAGCGTAAACGTTTTGTTGTGCTCGAAGCTTTTCGATGAATgtgggtttccttttttgcggTTGCGAATTTTTTCGTACGATGCGGCCCAACACTGTGCATGCTCTAGGCGTACGCTTACGTCCCACGGCAGGAGGAAATTCGAACCGGAGAGGAACCCACTCTGCACGTGTTCCGGCAAACCGGTATTGTGCGTATAGATAGAGCTAGAACCTAAGCATACCAGTGACCATGAAGGGAAGCGTGGCAACAATCCAGCAGGGCTAGCGATGTGCAACATGCCAGGAAGATACTCAGTGGTCGATGGCAATCTGGCCGGTGCTGCCGGGTGTCCTATCTCTCCTGGTGATGCATCGCTTCCGTGTTTTAATGCGCCTAATTTTATCACTATTTCGTTCATTTCCTCGTTATTCGATGCAAGTtgatcgtcatcatcatcatcatcatcatcatcattgagGCGAGCATCATCCATCTGGTCGCACTGGTCTGTATCATTTCTTTCCTCTGCGGGATCTTGCTCCCGCCGATTAGATCGACCTTCTCCTTTTTTGCCAatatttccttcttcttcatcttcttcaccATCCGAAGCAATGTTAAAGCTTAAACTGGCTGAGCTATTTTGACTTCGCTGACTGCCAGATAGGAAAGGCGAATGGCCGGGTATGGCACGCACATTCGGTCCGAAATCGGATGCTGTACGGCCGGTACTATCGAACGACATCAggttggaaaagtttttgtttatgaACTCCGCTGCGCGAAAGTCGCTACTCGAAGGCTCAAACACTGGAAATTGGACCCGTTCTAGACGATTGCAATTGCTGCAACTTTTTGCGATCATTTGATAAAATTCATAGTTTGCCTGCCGAATGGTGTACGGATCTTCGCGGTGGCCTTGCGTCCGGCCACAGTTGCACGAGGACACGTAAATTACTCCACTCGAATGCTCCGCAAGGTCGATGGATTTGTGCTTGCCTAGCACACACGGATTACCACGCAAACTCGGATATTCGCACTGCTGTTTACCGCTCTGCCAAATCGCGTCGCAGTACTCCTTCAGCTTTTGAATGCTAGGTTTCAGCTCAGGTCCTCGTGCATACTCGAGCAGCAGATTTAATGCTTCGTGGTACTTGGTTTCATGGAAGGACGCACTATAGTGCGGCGGTAACATGTCCTTGTACTTGAGCGTAGCCAAATCGAGACCCTGCTCACAAATTTCACCGAAAAATCGCTCATCAATATCGACGATGTCATGGAAGTTTTGTAGGTAAGCTTTCTGAAAAATAACCGCAAGATATGCATATTTGTTCTCGGGCCTTTGATTGTACCTTTACTTACATAATCTGAATCGTAGGCGTCGTAATACGGGTCATTTGGATTCTCGATGAACAGCTGGTGCATGTATTTAAACATCTCGTACCAAGCATGGGTGGATGGAAGCtataaaaatgaagcaaactcGTTCATAAACAGATACAGCAAAACATGGGGACCGTGTATATTTACCACAAAATGCGTCCGAATTCTTTGCCTGCCAGGATTTTCGCTCTCATCGAAACCGGTATCCAACGCGTCCTCCACATGATCCTGTACCAGGCTAAATATGCTTCGTTCGTCTTCTTCGATCGGGTCTTTGAGCTCGAACTTAAAATTGGATGGAAATCCAAAGCAGTCGTATGGTTTTGCTTGCTCCAAAATCTGTTGTTCCTCACTTTCGGGCAGCGTGCCTGCgctgttctgctgctgcttcgcaaGATACATTGAGAGCATATCGATCGAATCCATCAGAGGATCTTGATTGCATGGTTTGGCTTCgttgaagaaaacaaattgtttcattttcggcAGCGAAAACAGCGACATTGCACTGTTGTTTGTGATGATAAATTCATTACGAAGCGTTTTGTTGATGTAATCTTCTACCTTTGTTTCGAGCATATCAATTTCGTCCAGCGAATGAGGCTCTCCATTGTCCGGAAGGTTGAACATAAACAGTAGCCGTGGACTGCACAGCCGGCATTCTTTGCCCATGAAGGATCCCACGTTTGCGTTTTTCAGCATTTTGGGCAGAAATTTCAGCACATACTTTTCGCGGATGATTTTCAACGACTTGAATATCGACAGATAGGACATGTCGAATGATATCGATGGCTCTACCACTACCAGGATGTGGCATACTTGGAGCGCTAGCAACAGAACTCTCGCGAAACGGGTGCGAATGGCGCTGTTGAATTCGATGAAATGTAACGGCGATTCGTCAGTCTTTTCCAGCATCATCCGTTCGGCTAAGTGTAAGAGCACAAAGTTATCGAACGGTGCGTCGAAATGAAGAAACAAAGTTTGCCCTTCGGTACGAAAGTAAAACTTCACACGGCACTaaaaggaagaggagaagCACGGTGTAGTGTGCATAAAAGGAAAATGTTTTTGatcagacaaaaaaaatcaaccttaCATCAATTCCTGCCTCGTCCGTTAACGATGGATGGGAGTGAAGCATATTGAACTCGAGTAATTTGTTGCAGTGCGCCTCGTTTGATTTGCCCAACACTCCAACCACAACCATTGCGTTGTCCTTTTGGAACAGCTTTTCCCTTTGTCACAAAGAAAGCAAAGCACGGTATCGTTACATCATGATTTTGCTAGTCTTGATAAAAGCACACAGCATTTACCTAATGTCCAAGGGTAGCTCGGGAAACACAAAACTCTCGTACGGTTTCATTTTTAGTTGCTTTCCGTTCTTCGCTCGCAGCGGCTGCAAGAAGGGCCACGATTTTTGTGATAcgattgtaaacaaaacaactgtCAACGAGCATCTCCGCCGCTGACGTGACGCTATTTCCCAGATGGATGAACACAAATAGAGCTAGCAACCACGAGATGGTTGTCGTTTCGCGCCAATTTTGAACGAAGCTGTTGTACTGCTTGTGATTTTCGGTGTTTGTTGAGCGCacggtttttatttattgttgccCGATGCATTGTTTCTATTGTTtgtagctttgttttttggttgtttgtcgGCAGGCGTGCGGTGAGTGTCCTGGCGAGTGTGTCTACAGTACCGCGTCGAGAGGTTTGCATCCTTGCGCGTATCCTCAACAGGACAGCGCAGCCAGTACGCATGGGAGATTGGCGACGGGACGTGTTTGTGTTAGTGAGCCCTAATTAAAGCCAAGAACTGGAGTGTCATTCATAAAAACGCAGGGTTTTTTTATGGATCGCTGAAATTTGGCACAAGCTGAGAGCTCACGGAAAAAGGACGAAGTTGAAATTGGTGGATCAAAAGTGAAAAACATTTACATTACGCAGAGTAAAACATTGCAATCGGCGACACACGCTTTGAACAACATGGGTATGTACATGGGGCAAGCAATCAGTAGTGCCTTCAAGCACAAAGGAGTTGCTGGAATGGGGCTTGTTTTGCTGTAGGCTAGCCGCACCAGTCATAAAGAATAGCAAATGCCCTTTTCTCCATCTGCGTCTTTTTGGCCATGCTCCCTGTTCGGTGGAATGTTTATTTACAGATTTGGAAATCGAAGCACAAAAGCCCACGCTGGATTTGGCGAAGAAATGTCTCAAAAAGGTGCCGAAAATGGAAGACGCGCAGCAATACAAAGTGTTGATACTGGACGACAATGAGCTACAGAAGATAGATAATATTGATTCGTACTTGAAGATCGAGAAGGTAAGCAAAGCGGCGTGCATCTTGCAGCGGTCACCACATCATCGTCATATCAATTGCTTCTTTCAGCTGTCGTTGTGCAAAAACCAGCTGCTGCGTATGTACGGCGTTTGTCGATTGCATTGTTTACGAGAGTTAAATCTGTCCTATAACGGGATCCTCACGATAGAAGGACTAAAAGATTTAGTGTACTTGACGCACTTGAATCTGGAGTGCAACAATATTAAAACCATCGAACATTTGAATACGAATGTAAACCTTCAGTATTTGAATCTTTCGGAAAACAGTATCACCAGTGTATCGGATATATCTTACTTAAAAAACCTAAAGGTATGTAGCATTCGATGCACCCCTGATTCTGGTTCGCTATTCGTTCCTTTTAATattgttcttcttttcttgCAGGAACTCTATCTCAACGGAAACCGCATATCGCATTTAAGGCAATGTGATAAACACTTACCTCAATCGCTGGAAACATTAACCTTAGCAAAGAATAACATTGCGGATCTGAATGAAATTTGCACACTAAGCCACCTGAACAATCTCAACAGCATCACGATAGCGGACAATCCGTGCGTCCAGATGGCCGGAAACGTAGTGTAAGTAGTAAAGAATGTTAGGTTTTTCCGCTGCTGGGTTAGTTTAGACACTGCTCTCTATTTATAGTGGATTTGACTACCGCCCATTCGTGTTGAATTGGTGCATGAGTGTGAAGCATATTGATGGATTTGTCGTCACTGCCATCGAGAGTCTGAAAGCGGAATGGTTGTACAGCCAGGGACGGGGTCGCCAATTCCGAATCGGCGAACAAATTGCACTGGCTCGCTATCTAAGCAGCGTGTGCCCATTGTCTGGCGAAGCGTTGGAAAACCAAAACGAGCGAAAACTTCGACTTATACTTAGCAAAGCGCAGCAACATCAGCGCCAGTTGCAGGAACAAACAACACTCGGCAGCGATGGAGCAAATCAATCGGCAAACAATTCGCCATCGTCACTGCGGCGGAAGGGCCAAGCAACGCGCATACAGTCGCCTCGCGTATCGCGTTTAAGCGGGCGTCAAAACTCTCCGGATGCCATGTCAAACAGTTACCATGGTAACCTTTCGAACAATTCAATGTCATCTGGGCATAGCGAGAGCAGCTCTGGAGGATCGCAGCTGTTCGAACTGACTCGGTCGTTAATTGATAATATAACTTCAGACAGCACTATTATGTCGCAGAGCTTGGATCCAAACATGCTGGCGAGCAGTAATAACACTGCCGCTTCTGCCAATAGTATGACCGGTACCGGTACAGGAAACGAATGTATTGTGTTGAGCAAGCAACATTCGGCAGCAACGAACCAAAACCATGGAAATTTGTATAATGGTgagttttttcatttttctatcATGTATTATCTAGTAATTTCCCTTCTATTACATGCCATCTAGATCAAATATTAAACCCCGCTGTCATTACTGGAGGGGGGCCACTAACAGCTGCATCTAAAATGGTGCCGGTACCCGAATCCTTGATGAGCCCTGACTGTGGTCCCACTACGACAACGGCTGCTAGTATCGTGCAACGAAATATGCAACATTGTAATATGCAGCCGCAACCACAGACGCCGCAGATTCCCAAAGCTGTAAAAACTAAAGGTATGGTACAAGATGCATACTTTTGCAAGTAGACATGCAAATATGAAACGCTTATTCCGTTTGCAGACATCCATCGAACGGGGGGAAGTCAAGCGGGTGGAGGCATCCCGGTGGCAACCGTAAATCCCAAAAGCGGAAGTCCTCGCACGGCGAAACGCAATAACAGCAGTGAGCGCTCTTCCCCCTCTCTTTCGCCGCGAAAAACACTCAacagccacagcagcaacggtggtggtggtggtagcaatAGCCATTCCAGACCCGTATCATCACAATCGAAATATTCTGTGCATGCTGCTATAGCAACACCGTCGGAGGGTGGGTCGAGCAATGCTGTAAGCTCGGACGACGATAGTGAGACGATCAATGTTGAAAAACTGCGCACCATTCGTCACAAAGCGGCTCAGCAACAAACGCATCACACCCTTCAGCACGTAGGGCAGGGGTCGGGATTAAAAATGAAGGATAAAGAAGCTGCGTTGTCGGGTGTACCTGCGGCCAAGGAGACGATGGACGATAATAAGGCAACTGAAAATTCGGCCATTCTAATTCAGAAGCTTTGGCGTGGCTATGTAACTCGGAAACGGACACGGGATGTGGTGGAAAAATTATTCCACAAGCGAACAAACGATCATATTTTACAGCTGACTAAGGACATGCAGATAACAAAGGAACAGTTGGAGTCGGGACgcaaaattcaacaactcCAGATGAAAGCTTTGCGTCAGTTGTGGAGGAAAGTTTCCTCTATGAATCCAGCGGAACAATCATTCGCCACCCAGAACATCAGTGGGCCAACGCAAGTAACGGTatcggaagaagaagaaaattgcGAACAACTTGCGGGAGACGGCGGGGAGCACAGTACGCTCCAGGATCTGACAAAGTCTTGTTCGATGCTAATGAACCAGGTGCAACAGTTGCAGGGCGCGGTACGTGACATAGTAAGCTGTATGCAGTTCTTGGTACATGTTCCGCAACCTGCGCAACCGTCGACGAGTAACGCTTCCCAACAACTCCAGTGCTCCAGTGAAACTCAAACGGAAATTGTGGCCGTACATACGCCCCAGCTAGAACAGATGCCAGAAACGTTTCCTTTTGGTAAGATGTTGGACGATGCAGCCAAGGAGCAGTTGTTGGTGAGTTGCAACAATAAGCTTTCGCGGCCGTCAACATTACCCATCAGTTCTGCGGAGACTTCTCCTAAGCTTGCTGGACAAGAGCAAAGCATAAACGTTAGGGAAAGTCCTCGGGAATCGACGGATAAGGATTCGATCAACTGTGAAGTTCAAATGATTAGGATTGAAGAAGCCGATCGTGGTAATGAGGAGGAAAATAACGACGGCGAGCAGAAGGAACGAGATGAGAAGGAAATGGAAAGCATCGCTCAGTCGAAGGCTGTGGAAAGTGACCCAGTTAATCCGTAAGCCGAATTGGTAATATTAATTCATAATTGCGGAGGAATGCCGAGGAATATTTGAAGCActagatatttttattttattttatattaagTCTCTTTAAAGGGCACCCTCTTGGCAGCCAACATAAATATGGTTCCGTTATatttgttgattatttttaagCTATTTATTCAAAAGTGCTAATATTAAGTTGAACGTACGGATTAGCAAGCGagacaattttaaaatgatctttaatatttaaaacatcTCTTTTTTCGTTGCAACCATATGTTGTCCAAGACCAGTCTGCCTCAACCATACAAAATTTGGGCTTTAGCTGTCTGTAATTTATTGGTTTACCCCttccatagcagaatagtcggTCAAGTCAAATATAACTGACCCGAAGGATCAAATACACAGTTGGATTGAATAATCTAAAATCCTCAatgataaaaacataaaaaacactCCTC
Proteins encoded:
- the LOC1279598 gene encoding uncharacterized protein LOC1279598; this encodes MLQFERRTIVNGALMKRHVGQPISIHLKVERADDGCKSFSGKSTDGVNVQVQLSDPLNGVCSGWVEVIGIAAPNDTVRGKEIITYFNSGEKTESFDVDGHNMLCTLMSVCKEPFYMGPQM
- the LOC4578052 gene encoding uncharacterized protein LOC4578052, with the protein product MWTDATTARITLNTIRFVVLVCFLLPFFFASYATVALSRQLWLIILCWRYPWLKRTNVHGIKSFVDRTRNPEVLCVLMEMEGEIDVVQLRDEFLHHIRDCSSSHMRLCLPQFILPFMSCWNKYPWLKGTSSADEHIVLAPAIQRGRPIKELMCLLNIATTTAGSASLKDPLITNAKPAALHWQIVCIPVIGESGPDCHDRCVTSHYLLYAIDLQLLNETEKRNLSYIPFNGYLERGEQPMVDNVLAKPYYIPRLWNYIFSTIHYRWNEFVYQHDPLESPDIDRKQYTGMGQLLSALFISIVYVCGDFVCSFRSIKGSPLDKIDYLQRLIEREIEKRNLTIRTIWDTFRQSIEPVNLAKEVTFLIWKTIATITLMVPWYGWKETEALLLYLSKGTINSDTMVGFIVECTPICYGVLLECWHMLWLLVEVTLQLNE
- the LOC1279600 gene encoding nonsense-mediated mRNA decay factor SMG8 yields the protein MKPYESFVFPELPLDIREKLFQKDNAMVVVGVLGKSNEAHCNKLLEFNMLHSHPSLTDEAGIDCRVKFYFRTEGQTLFLHFDAPFDNFVLLHLAERMMLEKTDESPLHFIEFNSAIRTRFARVLLLALQVCHILVVVEPSISFDMSYLSIFKSLKIIREKYVLKFLPKMLKNANVGSFMGKECRLCSPRLLFMFNLPDNGEPHSLDEIDMLETKVEDYINKTLRNEFIITNNSAMSLFSLPKMKQFVFFNEAKPCNQDPLMDSIDMLSMYLAKQQQNSAGTLPESEEQQILEQAKPYDCFGFPSNFKFELKDPIEEDERSIFSLVQDHVEDALDTGFDESENPGRQRIRTHFVLPSTHAWYEMFKYMHQLFIENPNDPYYDAYDSDYKAYLQNFHDIVDIDERFFGEICEQGLDLATLKYKDMLPPHYSASFHETKYHEALNLLLEYARGPELKPSIQKLKEYCDAIWQSGKQQCEYPSLRGNPCVLGKHKSIDLAEHSSGVIYVSSCNCGRTQGHREDPYTIRQANYEFYQMIAKSCSNCNRLERVQFPVFEPSSSDFRAAEFINKNFSNLMSFDSTGRTASDFGPNVRAIPGHSPFLSGSQRSQNSSASLSFNIASDGEEDEEEGNIGKKGEGRSNRREQDPAEERNDTDQCDQMDDARLNDDDDDDDDDDQLASNNEEMNEIVIKLGALKHGSDASPGEIGHPAAPARLPSTTEYLPGMLHIASPAGLLPRFPSWSLVCLGSSSIYTHNTGLPEHVQSGFLSGSNFLLPWDVSVRLEHAQCWAASYEKIRNRKKGNPHSSKSFEHNKTFTLKIFIGVEYECLRGHRFIMHAPDSILRCGSEIVRNSGSKVVFNDMPIYFPCPCRNTINNTAQLMRVHIITPKAPVNVIIDPKVKLFQNNMQNSITFTTGMTGPIKLTQSSYWILRLPFVYEGDSGPLMAPTDVNPASAIMHGVLLAGMYGIRENELNEETIGISNPSG
- the LOC1279601 gene encoding uncharacterized protein LOC1279601 yields the protein MDLEIEAQKPTLDLAKKCLKKVPKMEDAQQYKVLILDDNELQKIDNIDSYLKIEKLSLCKNQLLRMYGVCRLHCLRELNLSYNGILTIEGLKDLVYLTHLNLECNNIKTIEHLNTNVNLQYLNLSENSITSVSDISYLKNLKELYLNGNRISHLRQCDKHLPQSLETLTLAKNNIADLNEICTLSHLNNLNSITIADNPCVQMAGNVVGFDYRPFVLNWCMSVKHIDGFVVTAIESLKAEWLYSQGRGRQFRIGEQIALARYLSSVCPLSGEALENQNERKLRLILSKAQQHQRQLQEQTTLGSDGANQSANNSPSSLRRKGQATRIQSPRVSRLSGRQNSPDAMSNSYHGNLSNNSMSSGHSESSSGGSQLFELTRSLIDNITSDSTIMSQSLDPNMLASSNNTAASANSMTGTGTGNECIVLSKQHSAATNQNHGNLYNDQILNPAVITGGGPLTAASKMVPVPESLMSPDCGPTTTTAASIVQRNMQHCNMQPQPQTPQIPKAVKTKDIHRTGGSQAGGGIPVATVNPKSGSPRTAKRNNSSERSSPSLSPRKTLNSHSSNGGGGGSNSHSRPVSSQSKYSVHAAIATPSEGGSSNAVSSDDDSETINVEKLRTIRHKAAQQQTHHTLQHVGQGSGLKMKDKEAALSGVPAAKETMDDNKATENSAILIQKLWRGYVTRKRTRDVVEKLFHKRTNDHILQLTKDMQITKEQLESGRKIQQLQMKALRQLWRKVSSMNPAEQSFATQNISGPTQVTVSEEEENCEQLAGDGGEHSTLQDLTKSCSMLMNQVQQLQGAVRDIVSCMQFLVHVPQPAQPSTSNASQQLQCSSETQTEIVAVHTPQLEQMPETFPFGKMLDDAAKEQLLVSCNNKLSRPSTLPISSAETSPKLAGQEQSINVRESPRESTDKDSINCEVQMIRIEEADRGNEEENNDGEQKERDEKEMESIAQSKAVESDPVNP